The Ziziphus jujuba cultivar Dongzao chromosome 12, ASM3175591v1 sequence gGCAAAGGAGATGGTTTACGGATTGAAAGGAGTGGTCTTCATGACAACTGGGATGATGCTGAAGGGTACTACAGTAAGTATTAATCTATGTTCTTTCACTTATGCGTTTTCCCCCCCATAAAGTTACAACCTGTTAGGTAGATAGTCTGATATTTGCTTATTCCCTTTCGCATATGGTTTTGGTGTTCCTGTTCAGGCTACAGGTTTGGTGAATTACTTGATGGTCGGTATGAAATTATTTCTTCTCATGGGAAAGGTGTTTTTTCAACAGTAGTTCGTGCAAAGAATGTTAAATCTGGAAGTGGTGAACCAGAAGAAGTGGCAATTAAAATTATACGTAATAATGACACTATGTGAGTGGTCACTTCCTCTTGATTTTTTTCCATAGACATTTTGCTTCTGTCGCCATCTTGTCTCAAGAATTTTAGTCTGCTAAACATATCTGTTTTAATGTCCTTGCTGTCCAAAGACTTATTGCTGCCTCCTTTTATGTGATTTAGGTACAAAGCTGGTTTAACTGAGCTggttatattaaagaaattagtAGGTCAAGATCCTGAGAACAAACGCCATTGTGTTCGTTTTCTATCAAGTTTCAAGTATCGGAATCATCTTTGTTTAGTTTTTGAGTCTCTTCATATGAATCTGCGTGAGGTTTTAAAGAAGTTTGGACGCAATATTGGTCTTAAGTTGACTGCTGTTAGAGCATATGCAAAGCAACTCTTTATTGCACTGAAGCATCTAAAGAATTGTGGTGTTCTTCATTGCGATATCAAGCCTGATAACATGCtggtaaaatttaatttaatttaatttttggttttgattctTGAATCTTTTATATTTCTCACATTATGTTAATTTTCCAGGTAAATGAGGCAAAAAATGTTCTGAAGCTTTGTGATTTTGGTAATGCCATGTTTGCTGGTAAAAATGAAATCACACCCTACCTTGTTAGCAGATTTTATCGTGCTCCTGAAATAAGTAAGTGAAACTTGAGCTGTCATTATTATGTTCATTTTTTGGATAGATGTtgtcttaattatttttgtcatttttatttttttattatcttctaAATTGTGTCTGAAATTTTCAGTTTGTTGTTTATATGTTTCTATTGCAGTTCTTGGCCTGCCTTATGATCATCCCCTTGATATTTGGTCTGTGGGTTGTTGTTTGTATGAGCTCTATACTGGAAAAGTACTTTTTCCAGGTGCTACAAATAATGATATGCTACGCCTTCACATGGAGCTGAAAGGCCCTTTTCCAAAAAAGATGCTTCGTAAAGTAAGTACTTAAATCTGTTTATTTTGGATGCCTACTGATTTGCTCTTGTATCAAAGGGATGCATTTGTTTTGTGAATTATACAACTTACACTCTCATTTTCTTTGGGGTTTTTTATTTGTCCATGGTTATTTATTCAAGATCTTACTTTTAAACGACTTTTGGCTTTTAATTGTACAGGGGGCTTTTACAGATCAAAATTTTGACCAGGATCTGAATTTTCATGCTACAGAAGAGGATCCAGTTACAAAAAAGGTATTGCCTTGAATTGCCAAATTTATTGGAGTTTCAGGAATGTGGgtctataataaattttcttaattttgattgACTTTGAAATCTTCCTTTGCAGACTATTAAGCGATTGATTCTCAATATGAAGCCTAAAGATATTGGATCAATTATTACAGGTTCTTCTGGTGAGGATCCTAAGATGATAGCTGATTTTAAAGATCTTTTAGATAAAATGTTTGTTTTGGATCCAGATAAACGGCTGACAGTATCACAAGCATTGAGTCATCCATTCATCACTGGCAAGTGAACCCTGTTGCTGATTTTCTGACTCCAGAATTCCTGTTCTGCTAGATATTTGTGCATTATGACTTAATTTCATATTCAGTTTCTAATTGTTGGGCATTGTCTCTCCTCTGTGATGGCCTGAGAGCTTTTGACACAGTTTTGGCATGGTTGGAGACAAAAGGGGTGATGTTTCGTGGGAATACTCATTTCTGACAAGTTCTTTCAGGGGAATGTACTGTTTCGATTGTAAGACAACTAGCCAAAGGCGTTTCTTTTTCCTTGTAACCATTCATGATTaatcaatgttaaaatttatttctataatGAATTTCCTTCATACTTATAAATGTAGTTTGAACATGGTTTCTGCTATTGAATCTAAATTCAgttggtaaaatatatttgttgtttGAGAACCTTTGGTTAAGTTACAGCGAGGTCAgccttattattttattccccTTCTTTTGGTGCTTGGATTgtcatttttttattgctttttcgTAATTGTTGCCTGGTATTTGGGCATTATTTCCTTATTAGATGAAGGTTTGGTATACAGTCCTTTCATTCCACATCAATCTGTATTTTCAacaaatttgtttattatttatttgtgtttttttttttttttctttttctttttttttttttggattatttgGGTTCTGTGAagtctaatttaatttttcttcagGATTTCTGCCACTGCTTTGAGGCATTCCTTCAGTGCTTAGATGCATAAAATGGCACCCAGGAGAAGGTATCTTGGTTTGTTTATTGGGAGATTATTGTGACAATTGATTGTTGATATCTTGGTCTTTCATATTATATCTCTATACTAAACTAAGTTTCTGGGTTTTAAATGAAGATTATAAGAAATAGAAATATTATCACTGTGCTATTTGTACGTGTGATTTGTCTGTGTCTGGGAGTTTTTGACACAGTGTAATGATTATATTTAAACTTATGTTGTCTGTTAGGAGCAGAGCCTGCCTCTGCACTGAAATATGCTTGTGAAGTAGCTTTTCTGCTCAGATGTATTTTTCCTTATGTCTATGCTTGTTACATTTTGTGTTCCAAAGTGTGTATATTAACTTGTTAATTTTAGTTTGATGCTTTGTTAGTGAATACCTGTTTGAGTGcactatatgatttattttccCTGTTTCTTTTTCTCGTTTTTCCTAATTCCATGACCTAATGATATTGCGTTACATCTGATCCATGGTATGGTCGTCCTCAAGAGGCATGTGCACTTGGAGGCTTGTGGTTGCTGCTATGAGAAAGTTTCTTCAAGTGAGTAATTTAGTCCCAAATTTCCCTTGTATGATAGGTTATTGTCACATTTTATATCTTATTGAAAGAGgattccttttttatttcaacttttttgtctttttaggGTACTGCCTCCATACTAATGAAAATTTGGTAAGTATACTTCTTTCATATTATTCTTATCATCCTTGGCCATGTTGGTACTATCAATTGTTCCTGATATCAAGTCTAATGTTATTTCTAATATTCTTGCATATAACCATAGGGTCCTTGTAATGCTAAAGAAATAAGGTTTTGTTTTGTGCTATCCTCTACAAGGTCAAATATAAGCCTAAAGTGGTTGTACCCATAGCCCTCTCGTTTCTTGATGAGTATTTAATGTTATAGGGAAAATTGAAGGATGTGGAAGGAGGTGAATAGAAAATCCACGAAGAAACAAAGTTTCTAAGCCCAAGACATTCTTTGATgaatttttgggtaaaaaacaAGAGCATAGTTTATTTCTGATATCTTTTAGGGTATGTTTGGCACACTGGATTAGGTCATGGAATGGAATAAACATATTCCTTATTGCTATGTTTGGTTAAGTATTTTGATGAGGACTATCTATTCCTACAGATTAGCTATCCTAAATCTGAAGAATTATCCTTCCTTTTTGAAAATATAGGAATATCTATTCCATAcatttatgggaaaaaaattatGCCCAGTCTGTAACAACTGTCTGAAACCGCTGCttaatcttctctctctctctctcttttggctCAATGTATAATGTCTTGCTTctctctttttgtattttttattttttatttttttcccttcctcttcttctttatatctatttgtattttccttttccttctatTGCATCATTGCCTTCaacctttttttccccccccccccccccccccccctcgtTATTCTATATCAATGCCAAAACcagtttcttcttcctcttttatgCTAGTTTCAAAACTAATAAATGAGAATGTTGGTTAAAAGAAGTTTGACAATGGTAGGACTTTGATTGATTATATTGTCTGGTATAATACCTGTATAATGATGGGttcatgattttgattttaattttggatttgaaagaaaaaaagctcaTGTGGAGATATGGAGATTGTGAAgaagaaaataacatatttccttttatttttactttttcatatatatatatatatatatatatatttttcctattCAAGGCTATAAACTTTTGTTGCAGCCAAATTCATGATTATGAATAGTTATTCTATTCCTGTACTTTTTATCACTGGGAATAACCATTCTTAATTCACCTGGAATAGTGAATCTGTCTACCAAACGTGTCCTTAGTTTCTTGAAAGGCTATTGGACTCGAAATGTGGCTTATCTTatttttatctgacattgtCGAACTGTTGGAGGGCTATGATCATACATGCTCGATTATGTTTTTCAATGCACAGTGCATTTTTGTGTTTCAATGCTTCTTACTTTCTTGGTAGAAATAATGGAAAATTGTAACATTCATAGGTTGCAAAGAACCTAAATTTCTCTTTGAAGAATTTAAAGGGTTTTTCATAGAATCATAGGGCATGTGAatctttcaactttttttctacttttgctTTTTTCTGGAGGTAAATTTACTATCTGTACTTATCTTTACAGGTAGTATGTCTCATGTAAAATCTACTCGacaaaaaccatggttttttttttttttttggggggggggggggggggggggggagataAAGGTGATTAAAATGATGGGGGGGGGGAAGTCATTCTCGGAAACTAAAGTTccatctttctatttttttgctggaaaatttCGGACTTAGAAGAATTGATGAATGTGACCTGGTTTGTTTGCTGACATGAACCCTATAGAATGGTCTGAAAAGTCATTTTACTTGTGTGTGTTCAAGTGTTTTCCTAGTTTTGTGTTGTCAACATTTTACAGTTCAGTAATATCTATGGCATGTCTCCTGTTATATTGTTGAGTTTATTCAGATGGACGCATACAATTctgtataatttttcaatttacttatttttcttGTAGTATTGCCTGTTCAAATGCTGctggtgttttttgtttttgtgttacttGAATGTTTATATTTCTTCCGAAAAttggtttgtttttgtgtgtatTTGTATGTTCAGTCGAGTTTTGAGTGGATACTGATTCTCATCACAATTTGAGACACCTTGGTGGCATTTCCGAAGCCTCGTTTATTTATGTCTTTTATTGTTCTTCGTCTTGTTATGGTCTCGCTGGCACAAGATTTGGTGGTGTTCAGATTTCTAAGTGTGAGAGGGGATCATAGCTGTGTTCTAAATGCAGGCGACGTTAGTTTAAGGTCTACTAGTTTAACATTTGTGGGAACTTCATAAATAGTTTGCATGGATGATGCACCTCGTGAAGTTCTGCAGTGTTATAAGAATTTCCTGTCTCAACGAAATGATATGCCAAAGatttttgttgaaataaaatttgtgcAAGATTTTTACTTGGTTCTCTTTAGGTTTATTTGTGTTGGTTGAAGGATGAAGGTAATTGGGTGGTTTATTTTATACAGTTGTAACTTTGCCATCTCAATCATTTTGGTTTTCTTATTGTGTCAGGCCAGAATTTTTCGTCTATGATTTTGTAAATATTCTTTTGGCTGGCTTTTGTCTATTAATAGATATAATAAGATCATTTAGTTTGAGTCGCTGAATGCTGTTAACAATAAAATGTGACACATTGTTTTGCTTAAAATAGAAATGGTGTACTGTGAATTGTAAAATGCATGTACGTAAATAAATatgttcaaataaatatttaaattcaacatttttcatttttaaaataaaatttagaatataaCGATATAATACTACCCTAAATTCTTGGCATTATTTGGAGAGAAGGATTCCATTTTAAAACGACGAATAAACAAAAGTTATTTATTCTTCATAACGTGCAAATTTGTTGCTATTTTTATAGGCcgtatatttaaatttatgatgtcaAAAATGGTATGACGGACATTTGTTGGAATCAAAAAAGAAGGGATGTCTGGGATGATGGTAAAGTTTTTCAAACGGTACACTTTTGTAAGTGTGTCGGATGTTAGAAAACTTTTATGACTCATTTTGCGTGCCTTATTGGACTGTGTTGTCAGCTGTTTGGTGAGAAAAGAAGGCGTGGGTAACTTATTGCTTGGGATACATTTTAATACTGTTTGGGCTGGATAACCTATGCAAAGGCAACggttgctttaatttttatattttaatacaatatatattacgctgattaaaacttaaaaaaaaaaattattttgaataaatattataaatttagttAGAATTCGGTAAATATTTATTCTTGAAACAATCTATAAAATTATGTATgtactaaataataaaatcttcaaatttaaatgtcttaataatataaattattttaaaaaaatttgtacagTTTATTTTGCTTAATACAACATGAAACATGTAATTGCTcgcaattttttaaatttatttttttattaatatattggttaaatcttataaatttatttactacTTTTAGATATCTGCTAGGATAactcttaaaataataataattataatgatgATTTCCTTCAtctattttttggaaaaaagaaaaggaaaaaaaaagacagtaTGGTACATTCTTGCACTAAAATTGTACAATGATTGAGTAGAGCTCAATAAAATTAAGCCTAATAGTCCAACCTtatacaatagaaataattCAGCACAGTTTTGTGTACCATTTGATCCATTAGTTCTTATTcgttatcatttatttatttatatatttttgtccatcAGGACAAGTTTTGTTAAGTGGCATTTAGGCTTGAGTTTCTTCCTCACAACCTTCGACTGAAACATGCCACGCATCTCAAAACTGAACAGCaatccttaaattttttgaatattgttCATCCGTTTTGCGAGTCATATGGGTTTGGGCAAATCGATTCAGATCGTTTTTACATAAGATTGCACGTAACCACTCATTTGgtcttaacatatatatatatatatatatatatatatttagatatatatacaaaaaggcTTCTATTCAGAATTTCTAAagaatttttaactttaaagTCTTAAGAATTTAATCCTGACCATCgaattttttaaatggtttaagttaacttttaattttaaaacactCATGTGTCCTCTGACTTCACTCTCACCCTCTTCAACCTCCCAATAtgcttttctcttcttcttttttgtttcacaAATTAAATATAGTCTTGTATTCACAAATATGGTCCTtatcaactaaaataaatattctaaatCTTCTTTTTCAGGcttataatttacaaaaatttgcTTCTCTTATATACGCAAAACTCAAGACTCAATTGACACATGAAACTTTTGATATGGGAAGAGATTTAGACTTTTCTAGTAAAAAGAAATTGAGCGATGGGATAGCCATCTCTAAAGGGGTTTCCATAGTCAACAAGAGGAAACGGCATTCCCtcccataaaagaaaaattaaaaaaaccaaacactTATTGTAGACAAATACcagttaaaaatttttttttggttaagatCAACTCCAGCAGTGGTGTGCTTTTCCAATTAAGGGACGATGAAACGAGTTGTTTGCCTGGTGCAGCGAACTCATGGTTGGGAAGAATAAAGTGGTTTCTCAAATTAGTTTGGATTGTGTTTCTAGCGATGACCTGAGAGTTTCAAATCAAGTAAAGCCAAGGGAAACCTATGCAAAGCAAGGAAGATGAAGAAATTtatattatgcttttttttttttttgacttattattattgtttatatagTGTGTGTTCAAATGGTGTTAGTGCCTATGTTATATGGAAAGAGAGCTTTGCAGTAAGTATCCGAAATTCCACTTTTGAATGGGAAGGGATGGAACAAGAAAATTTAACATAGCTTCTTGTGGTCGGTGCTCCATTATAACTTTTAGTTGGATTTGTTGATGACCAAAATGCCTTGTCCACATTTTATTTATCCCCACTCTTCCAATTCTAGATTGTTCGTCAAGTTTCGCTATCTTTTTAACGAAAATGGCATGCTTCTTGGTATTTTCATGGAAATAATCTAAGTAATAATTGTGGGCTGTCTTTGAGGAAATAATCTAATTGTCTTGATAGGTATTAAACTTTTGGAATACCAACTGGTTGATGTTGATTTGTGTATAAAGCTGAGGTAGAAAGTAGTGGGAAATTTCTTTCATAAGACTTGGTTCCCCCCCGCTAAAACTTGTTTGTAATGTAGACAATATTTAAACTATGGAAAAAGATTGCTGGTATCATGGTGTGTGTTTGGTATAACCATTTTGATTATAAAGCTTAATTTAGTTTTCTCATACTGAGTAATTAACGTACTGTGGATGACTATTTGTCTGTCATTTTTGATTAATCGTAAGCAATCATGCTATCATGATTAGCCATCAAACCATCATTATCAGGTATAAAGCTCAGAAAATGAGAAAATGGGGGTATATAATTGGATAGTTGTTGTTAAAATTTCAAGTTGGTGGGACAATGCTTTCTATAATATAAAACTCTTCTTGTTAAGTAATTGAAAAAGGGTCCCAAAAAGAAAGATGTTAATTGAGTGGCGAAATCAAAAGGAACCTACTTGTTAGTTtcttaggaaaaataaaatttggattaATGTTATTTGGtctacttttatatttttgaatctgTGGTCACACTTGGACCGGCAGGTGGGATTGTGTTTTGGTCCTGTGTTTAAAAGAAGAGGTCCAATTATTTTAGGTTTCGTCAAAGATTTATATCTTTAGAAACTTCCATACCTTATCTTTAATGGAAGGTAAACCTGGTCTGCTATGaaaattttaacccaaaaaagaaaaagaaaaaaagaaaaaagaaaagaaaaaaagtctgCTAAGAAAATAGTCCCTCACGAGTGACACGCGCTGCGAAATGTAggttggttttctttttcaatgttgattttcaGCCGTTGAAATTATCTGTCTTTTTACATTGGGAAAGTAACCAACGGATTCAAGGTAGGAAACATAAAAGAAAcgtttgaaaatgaaaaatggtaCGCTGGGTCTGGATTCAAAACATTTATGGAAAttataatgttaaaatataGCAAGTTTAGAAATTATAGATTGGGAAATTTTGTCATACCCTACcgttttgcttttttgtttttagtttttccaaTTAGTCATCCCTAccctaattaatttttacctaGAAGATCATTATTAGCATAGTGAAAGTAAAATGGAAGAACCAGCTCAGTCAAAATTGGCCACCACACTATAACTTTGACAGTCACAATCAAATAGGAAATAACAATCTTTTCCTCTCTAAATTTCGATTTAATTCCGTTTGTGAAATGccgaaatataaaaaataaaaaataaatttttgaaaattgattttttgagaattaattttttgaaaatttatttttcctgaattaattttttggagTGTTTTGGTTTATAGCAGGATAATTTTgacttataaataaataattaatttatattttaaaaattgaaaataaaattattttaaataaaatatataaaattaattttttaaataattttaaaatgatacttttaaagaatttattttttattctatttttttacatattgaaatttattttcttttaaaagctACAGTTTAAAACATTCtaaggaatattttaaaaataaaaagcataaagaatatatttaaatatggaaagtaaaacttttaaaactttccaataatattttttatatcatattttttattttattttattaataaatatttattattatgtatattttttttgataataaataataattaaaatatattaatataatttaataattttaaaatttaataagtattaaataaaaataaatataactatatttttaaaaattaaaatacagaaTGAATTGAAATgtatgtttaaaaattaattttttaaaataaaaaatttataatagataAAGAATATTTTCGGTGCTCTTACTCTTTgtaaaaaaaatcctttaaaaattttatttttttaaaaaaaattgaaatttttttagttttgacgCTTGAGACTGCATAGCAAATGAattgacaaaatatatatatatatatatatatatatatatatataatgtagaaaaagaaaaaagagaagaaattacTCGTGGGACCCACCTGATTGTGGAAAGAATCCCTCACGCTCCGAGAAACCGTGGGGAATCACTTCCCTCTCCTGTCGCTCTCTTTTCCAGGAAAGAGCAGGTCCAACCGCGTTCAATTATAAAACCTCATTCATGTCCGTACTCGTATTCAAGACTTGGTTcctaaggaataaaaaaaataaaacaatgaaaaacacttataaaattatattattataatatacaaCCGCTCTTCAAACAGTGTTATTCACAtcacatatacacacacacacacacacacacacacacacaaataaaaaCTGCTTCTTCtcgtcgtcatcatcatctCCATAAAAGGTTTTCAAACGAGCAACAAAGGTTCGTTTGTTGTCTTGTGCTTGTCCTGCCCAAAAagggagaggaaaaaaattaaaaaaaaaactcctcaTCCTCCATTTTTGTAGCTCTTAGCTGAGGAAGAGCAGGGCAAGCATGAGAAACAAACTTAATTCTCTGTTGGGAAGAACTTTCAAGACCAATAAATTCAAACCCGTTGTGAATCTTGCTATCTCTCGCCTTGCTGTTTTTAAAAACCAGCGTCAAGTCAGGTGTAATCAGGCTCGCTCTGATGTTGTCCAGCTGTTGCAACAAGGACACCATGACCGTGCTCTTATTCGTGTAAGATGAATTGTTTTTGACTTTTCAATCAaagggtggttttttttttttttatatctttttcatttttgtagaAATTGCctaaaatttgatttgttgTATTTGGCACAGGTTGAGCAAGTGATTAAGGAACAGAACATGTTAGATGTGTATGTTATGATAGAGGGTTATTGTAATCTCTTGCTTGAAAGGTTTCAACTTATTGAACATGAAAGGTTTGTTGGTTCTTTTTCAGTCATTTCTATTACCATATAAAACCAAGTTCTACTCCCTGATTCTGTCTTTGTTAGTTTGTTGATATTCATACATGCTGTGTTTCTTTTTGTACAGAGAATGCCCTCTTGAGTTAGAGGAAGCAATATCAGGAATCATTTATGCATCTTCAAGATGCGGGGATTTCCCGGAGCTGCACGAGATTCGTGGGGTTTTCGCATCTCGTTACGGCAAAGAATTCGCTGCTCGTGCCGTTGAATTACGCAGTAATTGTAGAGTCAATCATAAGGTATGAAATATTCTTTGTTGTTGAAGTTTGTTAATCTTTgaatttttgtccaaaatctGCATCTTTGTCAATATTGGCACGCCGTACGGTTCTTTCTCTTAATTTACTTGGAAAATTTGACCTTCATGAGGAGGACCGTAGTCATTGGCTAAAAATGGATATCAGGGGTTAATGTCGTAATATGATGCCGCTGTGAAACTTAGAAACGCACAGAATAGTGAAATACAAATTTTGGTTGGGTTCAAGTACAAAATACTCTGTTTCATGAGGTTCCAACTTGATGTTGTTTGCCATTATGAAGTACACATTTTGTCCAAGTGAAAATTTAGCGATTAACATGTTTGGAACTTTTCAATGATTGTTTTTTATGGTTCTTTTATTATTGGCTTTATGTAATAATAGCTATCactaacaaatatttaatttcttgaatttGAGTAGATGATACAAAAACTCTCAACTAGGCAACCAAGCTTAGAGAGCAGAATGAAGTTGCTCAAAGAAATTGCTTCCGAGAATAGCATTGTTCTTCAACTTGATTCAGAAGAggtaagcaaattaaaaaagaaacaaggaTTATCAAGCAGCAGTACTACAAATTGTTCAAAGATTTAAACACTTGTGTATGACATGAAGCTGTCTTTGTTTGTGATCAAATGCAGGAAATATTGGATGTACACAAGAATGAAAACCAACCGCCGCCAAATCCATCTACCAGTTTAGCTGGCTCCAAGTCACGGGATAATTTGCATAACTTGTCGGAAGAGATTAGAAAAGAAGATGAGTTCTCGGATTCCTTAAAGTCAAGGAAGAAATACAAGGATGTTGCAGATGCAGCTCAAGCAGCTTTTGAGTCTGCAGCTTATGCAGCAGCAGCTGCAAGAGCAGCAGTAGAACTCTCAAGATCTGATCCTCATGATCCTGATAATCAAGATAGTCCCGCCATACAACCAGGAGAGTTACCTAACAAACATGAGCCTGTGGAAACATCATCTGATTCAGAAAATGAGGAAATCCACATTGAAAATCAAGCTGAAGAGCTGAAGAAATCAATGCCTTCTTCAAGTGCAGATGCCGCAAGATATTCATTGGAAGCTGAAAGGTACGATGATCCATTTGGGAAAGATTTAGTTTTCGATGAGAGTGACAATGAGACTGAAAATGAGCAAAACAGCATGCCCCCACCTCATAAGCAAATTCCTTCAAGATTTCAAGCTGGTCTAAAGATAGGATCAGGTCCTCAGCACTCTACAGGACATGATACTGCAGGATCTGGGATTCAAAATGCACCACGTTTAAATCTTGAGAAGAAGCCATTTTCTGTGAGGACTCGACATCTGCGTGGGTACTGagaattttgaatatatttatttaatccgCTTATATGAGTATTATTTGATGTGCAAAAAAcataagttggtttttttttttttttttttttttttttttttttttttttaatgattttggacATCAAATAACATTTGTTGATTGATACAATGAACATGATTTTGGACATCTTATAACATATGTTGATTGATACAATGAATATGCTTTGCTATATTTGGGAATGTAACCTACCTTGGGGTTTTATAATTGAGTTGAAATTTTTGCAAAAAGAGTATCTTGAACAAGTTTTCTTTTCTCACAAGCATTATAGCACAGTAGGATAGATAGAACAGCCAGGTGGTATTTCCAAAGCTTTGGCTTGGGAGTAAAGGACGTTAACATCTTCTAAAGCTTGTGAACAGAGGACTAAATCTGATAAATTACAAAAGTCT is a genomic window containing:
- the LOC107429426 gene encoding uncharacterized protein LOC107429426, coding for MRNKLNSLLGRTFKTNKFKPVVNLAISRLAVFKNQRQVRCNQARSDVVQLLQQGHHDRALIRVEQVIKEQNMLDVYVMIEGYCNLLLERFQLIEHERECPLELEEAISGIIYASSRCGDFPELHEIRGVFASRYGKEFAARAVELRSNCRVNHKMIQKLSTRQPSLESRMKLLKEIASENSIVLQLDSEEEILDVHKNENQPPPNPSTSLAGSKSRDNLHNLSEEIRKEDEFSDSLKSRKKYKDVADAAQAAFESAAYAAAAARAAVELSRSDPHDPDNQDSPAIQPGELPNKHEPVETSSDSENEEIHIENQAEELKKSMPSSSADAARYSLEAERYDDPFGKDLVFDESDNETENEQNSMPPPHKQIPSRFQAGLKIGSGPQHSTGHDTAGSGIQNAPRLNLEKKPFSVRTRHLRGY